The DNA segment GCTCTCAACAGGTATATCTTGCAAGAGTATTTAGCACAAGGCAGCCAATAACGAAAATGAGAAAAGGACAGAACCAAAGAGCCTGCCAGCAACCCAACAGGAAAAAAATACGCATCAAATAAAGATTAACATTTCCATAAGCAATTCAAACTTCTACAAATAAAAGCTAAAACTGCTGAAACCTGCTTTAACTCCTCTAGGTTAGGTAATTCAAACAATACAATGACAATCAGAAGTTCAGATTCTGCTTACAATATAAGGCAATAATGGTGACAGAACTACATCCAAACTGTGATTGAAGTCATTAAACAAAACAAGTGTGAATCATATATTGCATCACATACGCAAACATGCAAGTGATCAATGTTCCATCAATAAGAGTGCATTTAGGAAGTACATATTAGCTCTAAGTGATTGTCAGGCTGCATTATGACAGGCATCAATAAGCAATTTATACCATTTCTGACCAAACTTTTGAGTCTTCCACGCAAAATACCAGGAGTAAATGGCATAAATGCAACTTCTATTGCTCAGGAAACAAAAGCAAGGGGTTATTGGAATGTGCTAAAGAGCAAAATGTTAATATCAACAAGCATACAATAAAAATACCATTATAGCGAGCACCACAAATAAATATATATCTttagacaataaagtaaaatgaATTGAACAACTGACCTTTGTCAAAAGTGGATTAGAATCGAGTACCCTTCTCAAACCGTCATCTGTGATACGGGTGCACTCTAACAAACTCAAGCATTGTAAGTTACCTTGAGCCCTGCTAGTCAATCGCAAGAGGGCATCGTCACTGATCTCATTCAATGGTTTTTCAATATGAATGCTCCTCCATAACAAAGGATCATTTTTGACAGTAAGTCGCAAGGACCTACAAACACTTTCTACAGTCAAAAGATCCTTCACTCCAAGGTAACCAAGAGCAAAAGATAAAGCCTCATGAGGGGCACCTTCATTTTCAGCAGAGCAGGACGTCGAACAATCTGTTCCTGCCATCGTCTGCGGCAGAAAACTGCCTGAACCTACATTATTGAAGCCTGCAGTGTCCCCCACATTGCAAGCTGAGCCAAGACCAACATGGGCCAAGGCGTCCCTCATATCTCTCTCCCCAACAAACCAATTCACCGGATCACCTTTATTCATTTTGTCATCAGACCGAACGTGACAACCAGGGAATGATTGGAACCTCATAGCATCACTCCAGATAAAATTCAAATCCGCAAACAAACCATAGTCCTCATTACTGGGACCAACACGGTTTCTCCTACATCCTCCATAATCAACTTCCAAATCCTCAAGCCATCCAGTAATGGCTGTGATAGTGGTGCTTATATCCATCCCGAATGGATCAGCAGGGAGACGGTCAACGATGTCCTCCCCTACCGACTCCGACAAATCACTCTTCTCTACACTTTTCCCCCCATAATCATAATCAAAACCCTCTCGGGACCGAGCAAAATTCTCCACTTTCTTCTCTGGAACACCCTCCACTAGATACCCATTAACAATTCTCATCGGCGATATCAAATTATCCTCAGATATATGCGCCGGAAATATGGGCCGATGCGAAAAATTTAACGCCATGTATGGTTCAAATTAACTCTAAAGACAGCTAAAAGGAAGaccctctcttttctcttttctctttttctggttttttttttcttttctctcttttttggtGTGCAATACTGTGATGCGAAGTTTATTAGATTCGACAAGAAAACCCTCAATTTAGGATGGTAAACTAAAAACAACGCACCTAAAATCTCACAGAGCTTCTTGTAAGGAACCCTAAGAGAATCCGAATAATACAGTAGAATCAATCAGTGAAACGACACCTTAATTTTTCGATATTTTTACTATACAAAATAATAAGAATCAATGAATATTTGGCAGAATAGGAAAACCTAAGAAGCTAGGGTTTTCAAAAGAATGTGGAAAGAGAATAAATCGTAacgatacaaaaaaaaaaaaagaacctgAATCAGCGTACAAAACAAACCCTAATTTGCTCACCAGAGAACACAATCGACAGAGAAAAGAAGATGGAACGAGTTTCCGATTGCCGATTAGGGTGGCGGAATTGAAACTAAATATGAACACCTCGTTTGGGAATCTGCCGATCGAGCTCAAAGAGGAGCGAAATAGGAAAATAGGAAGAAATAGCTAGgagtagaaaagaaaaagagataaaaatcTAAAGGTACCTGTTTGGGGAAATTGGGGGCTGAGGGTAGGGGAATTTTTGGGGGAATTGTCTAATTGTGTATGAATTGGGAGAGCCAAAAATGATACCGACACGTGTCCGGTGACTAATTCTTACTGCTATTACGGTGAAAGTCGTGGCGGGAATGGATTTCCCTCCTTCTGGACTCTATTTTTCCGCTTCAGCGCTCGTTATGCATATGGACTACCTGTATTTTTCGACATACTAGCTTTAGCGCACGTGTGTTACACGTGTATTTTGCGTCAATcagtataaaatatatacaagaaaaataaattattgcaTACATTGAAATAATATCTTCTTAGCATACAAAAATGGTGAATTTAGTTGAATTAGTTATATAATACTTGAAATTATAATATCTTGCGAAATAAGATATAAATATGTCATGTTGTTGTACCTCGTCTAACATCTCTTGGGAATACAAATAATACAAATTTCGACTATCAATTAGACCACTGGCAGTATTATATTAGCTCGAAATTTGTCAAAATGGTTATTTCATCAAAATATTATAAACCTTAACTACTGGATATATATTTCTTAAAATTCTAATTTTCTAAATAATACAATTTTCATAAAACTCCAGTCACTAATTAGGTCAGTCCTGAGGAAGTTTTTCTTTAAACAAATTTTCGTTCATCTTCGTCTAATGATATAAATTAAGtagttattatttttcttaagATGTTAAAAGcttgaaaaattaaataataacttAAATTTTTGAAAAGGAGATTTAGTGCATTCCTAAGATCACCCTACAAGGaaataataatattatttattaattatcaaataatgaaTACAAAAAATAATGAAGCTTTCAAATTAATAGTAACCTTTTCACAATTAATGTATCATCAAGATTCTAACACAAATATTTTAGGTAGAAAAATGAAGGTAAGCTATTGTTTATATCAAAAGagattaaaattttaaaaacttgtTCAACATAAAAAATATGTGGTATATGGTAGAGAATTATATATTTAaagattaatttttttaatttagagGAAGGTTTAGTAAACAATATTTATTATGACTATAGATTTTAAGTACGTAtaatcatttttttcatttttatgaagAATAATAAAAAGAATCTAATTTAATTTGTCAATattctaaaataaatattttaggTAGGAAATAAATTAAAGTTATTTTTTTCGTATAACAAAGAGACTAAAAGTTTTAAAACATgttatgatttttcttttttcggGTTGAGTCCTTTTTCCCCTTGATATCTATATGTCTATTTTTTTACATGATGATAAATTTATTTTGTAACCAAGGTACATAATATTAGTTCATACAGCCTTAGAACCTTTCCAACTTTGTATCAAAATTAAAAGACAACAGAAGCAATTATCTTTTCTTAAAAGATATGACGTTGGTAAATAAAATATGGTTATATGGCATTGATAAATAGAATATGGTACTTGGATGTATTTTCGTTGGACAATTAAATCAACGTATAATGGTTGATTTTAAATTCTTaagattttttgttaatttaaagGTCCTAAATCTTACGGAGATATTGAatgactttttttttaaaatttagtgTGACCAttaattttaaaagggtaaaaaagacgaacacatttcgctaagggccttcgtgcttttaatacaatatgaattTTTACGTGTAAGATTTACATACAATAAACTCTTAatattttaaaggttttggactttttacataatttaaataagaaaaaatttaataagtaaaattttaaataattttaaactCATAAACGTAGATTTGTATAAAGTAAACTCTTAACAGTTTTATAATTCTAAATGGTAGGACTTTCTACATAAGTAAAATAAGAAAGATTTTAATGCTTAAAATTTTAATTCATTTAAActgttaaatattaaaaaataattaattgattaTTCAATAAATTATTACTTGTATTACTTGACACACAAAAAGCCGTAAGTTTAAGTTCCAATCTTCTATTCTAGGTAAATATTAATTCATTGTAGAAatgtaaatgttgttaatgaagGGATAGGGGAGAAAACGTGGTGAACGTATATTcagttggttttttttttttttgaaagaattacaagaaaatacacgtgacttcacaccataacaaatAATGGCTCGTATTTTTAAATTTTACCTGACCTAGCccatattgtatatattttgaaaacactagctcttgcaaattcaaaatatgtgttcttacaaccattgcttctaaaagctatggagttaaatctatgttctcacaaccattgctttcactctctcttcttctcacatcttttaCATATTCTTCAAGAGGTCGTCCTCCATTACTGCTTCTCCCCCTATATCACCTGGTTGCAATGTAAAAGAATTGAAGAGTTGAAATCCACCATTGAAGGctattcaaagctttgctttcgaaaatagaagtttttgagtttgttagttgtttggattggaaGCTGTTCCAactgattgaaaatatcaaaaggagttcaaaatttaaatttgaagtgatttggagtagatttgagttaaatttcagaaaagacgcaaggaagaagacgaagttagttttttgtataattatgtataaccttgtataatagtgtatatgagtgtataaacacatcttatacactattatacacttttatacatatttatacaaacatttgtagacgaacttcttccacgattttcacttgcaattcttcttcaaaaccagtccaaatcttcattaaatgacttcaaattttatatacaacctccttatactatttctaacaagtctagataacacccactccaaatttctcacaaaatcaaactCGGAATTTAAAcatatatttaagcttgttaaaaatttaattttcaccacccaaatagatttggtttgttgaactaatatttgaatcgcagttactgattcgaaaattaacttaaaagcatgaaccatcatttttaaaaaattaaatagtaattttgagaacctattggagttggatgttgaatcttagcctattatttttgggctagttggttgtaaattaaaatatggactataaaattgaaaagtagggagCCCAATTATTCTtatatgaaatttttccttttttttttttggagcgaTTGATATAAGGTAAAagtttaattgattttaaagttctaaatattaggactttctacctagtttaaataaggaaagatttaatacataaaatataataattaattttcaagtccaaaatattataaaaatgatttaaatgactattttgtctagtgcaaaactaatttttaaagggtaaaaaaggcgaacgacatttcgctaagggccttcgtacttttaatattgTACTAATCTTATgttacgcgcgttgcgcgtgtacctTATCTAAATATTTAATAAGCTTTTAAAAGTCATATAAATTTTAGAAGTCCTCGATCATCCACCAATTTATTAAAGAATGATCAATCAAATATTCCTCTCGAAGAAGCATCAACATATTACTATCAATATGTTGATAGTAAACAGATTTATTCCTCAAGCGAAATAAATCTAAGCATCAACATATCACTATCAATAGATTCTATCACAAGTTTACAACAAATTACATATCTAAAGGAGCGCAAACACCCGATCTAACACTGACACAGTAACCTCTATCCTAGGAGTAGTTCCTAAAAAATTATTTGCATATTTTACTCTTAAGAAAAATTAGTTTCTTCTGCTTGATgttgttatttttgaaatataatattatttatctgtttttatttttattttttaaatagaaTAACCAAAATACTGAACTGTACATATGTAAATTTAAAGgaatttcatttcttttctctctATTTCGCTATTTTAAAATACTaggtttaattttaaaaaaatcaaaataaccaAAATATTGAATTATTAATTGTGATACTAAGTTAATGTTTGACTTGGTGTCAAAAGCAACTATACATGGACGACTCCACTGGTAAAAGAAATTCGAGATGAAGTAGAATTGGTTACATACTTGTGTAATTGCTAATTTTTCGAGAAAGCATTAATTATTATTAATTGTGATCACAAGTTAATTTTTGTTTTAGATGAAGTAAAATAGAATTTTTATGATGACGTATTAATTGTCATTAACTGTGATGACAATTAATATTTAATTCTGACTTGGACTTGACAAAAATAAAACACGGATTTATTCAAGTCTCCAAATTTGGAATGAAATAAGGAAAATCATAAATATATTTAAATTTAGTCGTAATTATGATTTTATCCAACATAAATAACACTTGTTGAGGGTAAAAAAGgcaaacgacatttcgctaaaggccttcatgcttttaatatagtatagttATATAGATTAttttagagaaattttcataaagcactatcttttagtagtaattagccatctatagatatcatttgctatattacggattatagataccttttctgtggttataagatgtatttgatgtatttaagctattgtattcatgaatacagtagcaaaaataggcgtgaatcagggaaatccagctaatcagttgttgtattcgagtgtattcgactgtattcatggagtgaaatgtgggattacagctggacaaattattgtattcgactatatTTACGGCGTGAAATAAGGGATTAtactgtttttaaaacggaaagtgaatcaattaacataatcgactcctaatataactcaacaaactcaattataacatacaaattttgtattttcagtttaaaaatgattctcaaccgaaaaatacaccaaaaacatagcaactttcagagaaattatataatatatctgaatacataaattatattaattaaaaaaatatatgaatacattcatggcatatagcgagacagtgaatacaatgaaatacatagaatacgacgggatacattgaaatacaa comes from the Nicotiana sylvestris chromosome 4, ASM39365v2, whole genome shotgun sequence genome and includes:
- the LOC104210366 gene encoding F-box protein SKIP14-like gives rise to the protein MALNFSHRPIFPAHISEDNLISPMRIVNGYLVEGVPEKKVENFARSREGFDYDYGGKSVEKSDLSESVGEDIVDRLPADPFGMDISTTITAITGWLEDLEVDYGGCRRNRVGPSNEDYGLFADLNFIWSDAMRFQSFPGCHVRSDDKMNKGDPVNWFVGERDMRDALAHVGLGSACNVGDTAGFNNVGSGSFLPQTMAGTDCSTSCSAENEGAPHEALSFALGYLGVKDLLTVESVCRSLRLTVKNDPLLWRSIHIEKPLNEISDDALLRLTSRAQGNLQCLSLLECTRITDDGLRRVLDSNPLLTKLFVPACTRLSIEGVVNMLKSFNFKRGKMGIKHLRIGGLYGVTHEHVEELRFLLGADSQKQQNNVYKPHFFSRRNIYRLSDDNRAIDVQICPRCGKMRMVYDCPAEGCQVKDQATQECRACSLCILRCSQCGRCINNTEYEETFCLELLCSDCFRQPLKCEDEQEGGGAGSCDGEQSLSAEE